In Mucilaginibacter sp. KACC 22063, the genomic stretch CCTTAGCGGTGTTGTGGTGTTAATGAGCTTTATCAGCTTTAAAAAGGAAACCATGGTATGTAAGGATGTAAAGATCTACATTCCGGGTAGCCAGTATTTTATAGATAAAGACGAGGTAGACAACATATTAGGGTTAAACAGCAATAACCTGATTGGGCGAAGAATTGCAAATATTAACCTTAACGACCTGGAAAGGAAACTGAAGGCTAACCCTTTTATAGAATATGCCAAAGTATATGCAGACATGGATGGTGTGATACAGGTAGAGATCAGCCAGCGGCAGCCGATTATGCGGGTGTTAAACCAGTTTGATCAGGACTTTTATATTGACGAACACGGTTTAAAGATACCGCTGTCTGCAAACTTTACCGCAAGGGTACTGGCCGCCAATGGGTATATTGAAGAGCCTTTTGGCAATAGGGTTGATACGCTGCATACGCAATTGGCAAGGGAAGTTTTTAAAACTGCTGATTTCATTACACATGACAGTTTGTGGAACGCACAGATTGCACAGATTTATGTTAATCAGCAGCACGAAATGGAGCTGATACCGCGTGTGGGCAACCACCGCATTTTATTAGGCAATGCAGATTCATTGCAAACCAAGTTCAGCAATTTGCTGGCATTTTATAAGCAGGCTATTCCGCGTGTGGGCTGGGATGCCTACCAGGTAATTAATATTAAATATGCCAACCAGGTAATTGGCGTAAAGAAAACAACTAAAGCGGATTCGGCAAAGGTGTCATCAGCACTAAAGGCCGATTCTATTAATAAAAGCATACAGGATACATCTCATACAAATTGAATATGGACAAAAGCTCAACACAAGAAAAAAGTTCACCTATTATCGTAGGGCTTGATATCGGTACAACAAAGATTTGTGCTATTGTTGGCCGTCGCAGTAAAAACGGGAAGATAGAGATTTTGGGCATTGGCAAGGCTGAGTCGGCGGGTGTTACACGCGGCATGGTTTCTAATATCGATAAAACAGTGCAGGGTATAACGCAGGCTGTTGAAATTGCGGGTGCACAATCAAATGTAGAGATCAGGGTGGTTAACGTTGGCATTGCAGGCCAGCACATTAAAAGTCTACAACATCGTGGTTTAATAACGCGCCGCGATCTTAACTCCGAAATCAGCCGTAAGGATATCGAAAAGCTGATCGAGGATATGTATAATCTGGTAATGCCTCCGGGTGAGGAAATTATTCACGTGTTGCCGCAAGAGTTTACGGTGGATAACGAGCCGGGCATTAAAGATCCTATTGGTATGGCAGGCGTACGCCTTGAGGCTAACTTCCATATTATTT encodes the following:
- a CDS encoding cell division protein FtsQ/DivIB — protein: MNRKKLWRNILIGAAWVISLSGVVVLMSFISFKKETMVCKDVKIYIPGSQYFIDKDEVDNILGLNSNNLIGRRIANINLNDLERKLKANPFIEYAKVYADMDGVIQVEISQRQPIMRVLNQFDQDFYIDEHGLKIPLSANFTARVLAANGYIEEPFGNRVDTLHTQLAREVFKTADFITHDSLWNAQIAQIYVNQQHEMELIPRVGNHRILLGNADSLQTKFSNLLAFYKQAIPRVGWDAYQVINIKYANQVIGVKKTTKADSAKVSSALKADSINKSIQDTSHTN